A genomic region of Eschrichtius robustus isolate mEscRob2 chromosome 21, mEscRob2.pri, whole genome shotgun sequence contains the following coding sequences:
- the CHRNA6 gene encoding neuronal acetylcholine receptor subunit alpha-6 isoform X2, protein MLPREGQGFLRFGLCLWWYVFTLCFRGCAGCASEERLFHKLFARYNQFIRPVEDVSDPVTVHFEVAITQLADVIWNDYKLRWDPVEYDGIETLRVPAEKIWKPDIVLYNHAVGDFQVKGKTKALLKYDGMITWTPPAIFKSSCPMDITFFPFDHQNCSLKFGSWTYDKAEIDLLIIGSKVDMDDFWENSEWEIVDVSGYKHDIKYNCCEEIYTDITYSFYIRRLPMFYTINLIIPCLFISFLTVLVFYLPSDCGEKVTLCISVLLSLTVFLLVITETIPSTSLVIPLVGKYLLFTMIFVTLSIVVTVFVLNTHYRTPTTHTMPTWVKAVFLRLLPQILMMRRPLDKRKGTRYNKNPKGFSGRPAKVKFDHRREPKLLKECCHCRKSGEIATSKRRLSHQPLQWMTENLEPSPEVEDVIDSVQFIAENMGNQNETKEVQDDWKYVAMVVDRLFLWVFMIVCVFGTAGLFLQPLLGNTAHS, encoded by the exons ATGCTGCCCCGCGAGGGTCAGGGATTCCTTCGCTTTGGGCTGTGTCTCTGGTGGTATGTATTCACACTTTGCTTCAGAG GATGTGCAGGCTGTGCGTCCGAGGAGAGGCTCTTTCACAAACTGTTTGCTCGTTATAACCAGTTCATCAGGCCTGTGGAAGACGTTTCCGACCCGGTCACTGTGCATTTTGAAGTGGCCATCACGCAGCTGGCCGACGTG ATCTGGAATGATTATAAATTGCGCTGGGACCCAGTGGAATATGATGGCATTGAGACTCTTCGTGTTCCTGCAGAGAAGATCTGGAAGCCTGACATTGTTCTCTACAACCA TGCTGTCGGCGACTTCCAAGTCAAAGGCAAGACAAAAGCTCTTCTTAAATACGATGGCATGATAACCTGGACTCCACCAGCTATTTTTAAGAGTTCCTGTCCTATGGATATCACTTTTTTCCCTTTCGATCATCAAAATTGTTCCCTGAAATTTGGTTCCTGGACCTATGACAAAGCTGAAATTGATCTTCTAATCATTGGCTCTAAAGTGGACATGGATGATTTTTGGGAAAACAGTGAATGGGAAATTGTCGATGTTTCTGGCTACAAGCATGACATAAAATACAACTGTTGTGAAGAGATATACACAGACATAACCTATTCTTTTTACATTAGAAGATTGCCGATGTTTTACACCATTAATCTGATCATCCCCTGtctctttatttcatttctaaCTGTGTTGGTTTTCTACCTTCCTTCTGACTGTGGTGAAAAAGTGACGCTCTGCATTTCAGTTCTGCTTTCCCTGACAGTGTTTTTGCTGGTGATCACAGAAACCATCCCATCCACGTCTCTCGTGATCCCCTTGGTGGGCAAGTACCTGCTGTTCACCATGATCTTCGTCACCTTGTCCATCGTGGTGACAGTGTTTGTGTTGAACACCCACTATCGCACCCCGACCACACACACCATGCCCACGTGGGTGAAGGCAGTCTTCCTCCGGCTGTTACCCCAGATCCTGATGATGAGGAGGCCTCTGGACAAGAGGAAGGGGACAAGAtacaacaaaaaccccaaaggCTTCTCTGGTAGGCCTGCCAAAGTCAAGTTCGATCATCGCAGAGAGCCCAAACTTCTTAAAGAATGCTGCCACTGTCGTAAGTCCGGTGAGATCGCCACCAGCAAGAGACGATTAAGTCATCAGCCTTTACAATGGATGACTGAAAATTTGGAGCCCTCACCTGAAGTCGAAGATGTAATTGATAGTGTTCAATTCATAGCAGAAAACATGGGgaaccaaaatgaaacaaaggag GTGCAGGACGACTGGAAATACGTGGCCATGGTGGTGGACAGGCTGTTCCTGTGGGTGTTTATGATCGTCTGCGTGTTTGGAACTGCGGGGCTGTTTCTCCAGCCACTCCTGGGGAACACAGCACATTCATAA
- the CHRNA6 gene encoding neuronal acetylcholine receptor subunit alpha-6 isoform X1, giving the protein MLPREGQGFLRFGLCLWWYVFTLCFRGCAGCASEERLFHKLFARYNQFIRPVEDVSDPVTVHFEVAITQLADVDEVNQIMGTNLWLRHIWNDYKLRWDPVEYDGIETLRVPAEKIWKPDIVLYNHAVGDFQVKGKTKALLKYDGMITWTPPAIFKSSCPMDITFFPFDHQNCSLKFGSWTYDKAEIDLLIIGSKVDMDDFWENSEWEIVDVSGYKHDIKYNCCEEIYTDITYSFYIRRLPMFYTINLIIPCLFISFLTVLVFYLPSDCGEKVTLCISVLLSLTVFLLVITETIPSTSLVIPLVGKYLLFTMIFVTLSIVVTVFVLNTHYRTPTTHTMPTWVKAVFLRLLPQILMMRRPLDKRKGTRYNKNPKGFSGRPAKVKFDHRREPKLLKECCHCRKSGEIATSKRRLSHQPLQWMTENLEPSPEVEDVIDSVQFIAENMGNQNETKEVQDDWKYVAMVVDRLFLWVFMIVCVFGTAGLFLQPLLGNTAHS; this is encoded by the exons ATGCTGCCCCGCGAGGGTCAGGGATTCCTTCGCTTTGGGCTGTGTCTCTGGTGGTATGTATTCACACTTTGCTTCAGAG GATGTGCAGGCTGTGCGTCCGAGGAGAGGCTCTTTCACAAACTGTTTGCTCGTTATAACCAGTTCATCAGGCCTGTGGAAGACGTTTCCGACCCGGTCACTGTGCATTTTGAAGTGGCCATCACGCAGCTGGCCGACGTG GATGAAGTAAACCAGATCATGGGAACCAATCTGTGGCTACGTCAC ATCTGGAATGATTATAAATTGCGCTGGGACCCAGTGGAATATGATGGCATTGAGACTCTTCGTGTTCCTGCAGAGAAGATCTGGAAGCCTGACATTGTTCTCTACAACCA TGCTGTCGGCGACTTCCAAGTCAAAGGCAAGACAAAAGCTCTTCTTAAATACGATGGCATGATAACCTGGACTCCACCAGCTATTTTTAAGAGTTCCTGTCCTATGGATATCACTTTTTTCCCTTTCGATCATCAAAATTGTTCCCTGAAATTTGGTTCCTGGACCTATGACAAAGCTGAAATTGATCTTCTAATCATTGGCTCTAAAGTGGACATGGATGATTTTTGGGAAAACAGTGAATGGGAAATTGTCGATGTTTCTGGCTACAAGCATGACATAAAATACAACTGTTGTGAAGAGATATACACAGACATAACCTATTCTTTTTACATTAGAAGATTGCCGATGTTTTACACCATTAATCTGATCATCCCCTGtctctttatttcatttctaaCTGTGTTGGTTTTCTACCTTCCTTCTGACTGTGGTGAAAAAGTGACGCTCTGCATTTCAGTTCTGCTTTCCCTGACAGTGTTTTTGCTGGTGATCACAGAAACCATCCCATCCACGTCTCTCGTGATCCCCTTGGTGGGCAAGTACCTGCTGTTCACCATGATCTTCGTCACCTTGTCCATCGTGGTGACAGTGTTTGTGTTGAACACCCACTATCGCACCCCGACCACACACACCATGCCCACGTGGGTGAAGGCAGTCTTCCTCCGGCTGTTACCCCAGATCCTGATGATGAGGAGGCCTCTGGACAAGAGGAAGGGGACAAGAtacaacaaaaaccccaaaggCTTCTCTGGTAGGCCTGCCAAAGTCAAGTTCGATCATCGCAGAGAGCCCAAACTTCTTAAAGAATGCTGCCACTGTCGTAAGTCCGGTGAGATCGCCACCAGCAAGAGACGATTAAGTCATCAGCCTTTACAATGGATGACTGAAAATTTGGAGCCCTCACCTGAAGTCGAAGATGTAATTGATAGTGTTCAATTCATAGCAGAAAACATGGGgaaccaaaatgaaacaaaggag GTGCAGGACGACTGGAAATACGTGGCCATGGTGGTGGACAGGCTGTTCCTGTGGGTGTTTATGATCGTCTGCGTGTTTGGAACTGCGGGGCTGTTTCTCCAGCCACTCCTGGGGAACACAGCACATTCATAA